Part of the Vibrio sp. YMD68 genome, GATCCTGAACTGGAAGAGGGTGGTGACGGCAACTACTTTTAACCCCTTGCGGGGGAGTTCCCCCGCGATGGGGACTCCTCCTGTTAAATACAGGAGAGAGCTATGAAAATCGTCAATCTATCTCAAAGGAGCGAACAATGGTTGGAATGGCGTAAAGGTGGTATTACTGCTACTGACGCCTGCATCCTACTAAATCGTTCTCCTTATAAAACGGAATGGCGACTCTGGGCTGAAAAAACAGGCTATGCTCGTGAAGTCGATCTAAGTCTAAACCCTCTGGTGCGCCAAGGGGTTGAAAACGAAGATAAAGCAAGACGTGCATTTGAGGAGAAGCACAATGATATTCTCTTACCTGTTTGTGTCGAGTCAGTTCAATATCCATTGTTTAGAGCATCGCTCGATGGTCTACGAGGCAATGGTGAACCTGCTGAACTGAAATGTCCTAGCGAAACGGTCTGGAACGATGTTTGTTCTGAACTAAAAAACAGCAAGGCTTATCAGTTATATTACCCTCAAGTTCAACATCAGTTGTTAGTTACTGGTGCAAAGCAAGGGTGGCTAGTTTTCTACCGAAATGGGCAACTCAAGGAGTTTGTTATCACCCGAGATGAGCCTATGATAAAAGAAATTGTGGCTAAGGGCACAATCTTCTGGAAACGAGTCACTGAGCGTAAAGAGCCTGAGAAAGACCCCAAGCGAGATCTTTTTATACCGCAAGGTAAGGAAGTGAACGAGTGGATTTACGAAGCGGAGCAGTACCGACTTTATGACGCAGAAATTAAGCAGTTGGAAGATAGGTTGCAAGCGTTGAAAGATAAGCGGCAACCTCACCTTGATAAAATGAAATCTTTGATGGGTGAATATTTCCATGCGGATTATTGCGGTGTAATGATCACTAAGTACAAAGCCGCTGGTCGGGTAAATTACCAAAAGCTACTTGAAGAAAAAGGTTCGAATATTAAGCCTGAGGATCTTAACTCGTATAGAGAGGAGACCTCAGAACGTTACCGAGTAACGGTTACAGGCTCTGTTAACCCGAGGTACATTCAAGATGAAGAGGTTTTAGCCCCTTTAAACGATGTGTCTCTAGAAGTAGAGTCAGCCTATTTTTAGGCATAAATAACAAGCCCTTTGGGGCTTGTTTCTAAAGCATATCGCGTCAGTGTGTTTTAGAAACAAGCAACAAAGGGCATCTACAATGAAAACACAGAACTTCAAGCTCATGTACCTACATGGTGGCCGCTGGCTAGAACGTATCTACAAAGATACGATTTATGCCAATGTACAAAGAGTGGCAAACTCTTTCCCAAAAAGTGTTACCTGGTACATTGAGCCTATGTGAAATGTAGACATGAAAGGGGGAATGTATTCCCCCCTTTTCCATTGAAGATTGCTTTTTCGGTCTTCAACGGAAAAGGACGAATTCTACTCTCATCGAGAGTGAAGACGCGATAGCTGGTCGCTAAAAACAAACAGCATCAAACACATTTCAATTTAACCCAACAGGGGAGCTTCTCCTGTTCGGAGTTAGCCTCCTGTCTATTGCACTAGGAGGCAACCATGAAAAACTACAAGCTATGTTATAAAAAGAAAGGTTCTCCGAACTGGATGACCCGAGTATTTAATGACACCTTGTACGACAATGTTCAACGTGTTGGAAATTCATTTCCATCCACCTTTACCTGGATGATTATTCCTGCGTAACTCACTTTAACTTTATAGCCCAACCGGGCACATCATGCCCGGTTCGGGACATGGTGTGCTTTCACTTTGCTGGAGAATAAACCATGTCAAAAGTTAAACATCTCGAAAATCTATGCGTTATTAATGCTGATTTTGATATCTGGAGTGGGCAAACTCGTTTGTCTGCATCTGACTTTAAATTGGGTGCTGGTGGTGAAATTCCACCAGAGAAAGTAGCTCAATTAGGGTCGAAAAAAATCTGTGATCCAGCGAAGCTGAAAGGCTTTCATCGCTTGAAAACAGAAACTCGACGTTTTTTGCTTAGCTATGGTATGCCATTCATGAATGGCTATGCTGTACCCGTAGCAAAAACTGATGAGATTTGCGCCAAGTTGGACAAGATTGACGTCGAAGTTCAACAGTTAAAACACGAGTTCGTTACTGGCTACAACAATGCCGTTGATGAATGGTGTCGAGAAAACCCTGAATACGAGACTGCTATTCGTGCTGGAGCTCTTCCTCGTGAAGAAGTAGAAAAACGAATTGGTTTTGAATATCAGGTGTTTATGGTTCAACCTACTCAAGATGAGCAAAGCGCACACAGACTTAATCGTAAGGTTGAGGAGTTGGGCGATGATCTCATTGCTGAGGTGGTAAATGATGCCAATGATTTTTACAACAAACGTTTAGCTGGGAAGATGCATGTAGCAACAGCTACAGGCGCAACGCTAAAAAACCTACGTGATAAAGTGGATGGACTGTCATTTTTGAACAGCGCATTCACTCCGCTCGTTAGCCTGCTCGATCAAACACTGGCAGGGTACGAAAAGCACGGAGCTGGAAAGCGTAATATTGAAGGTATGTTCTTCTTTCAAATTATGGCCGCCGTATTAATCATGTGTGATCGCCAACGTATTCAAGAATACGCTGGTGGTTCGCTTAGTGTTGATGATGTAGCCAAAACCTTGACCAGAGATGAACTCAGCTCATTAGAGTCTGGAGCTTCTGATCAAGAAGATGAAAGTGAAGGTGTTGAGAGTGATGAGGCACTGGAACAGCCATACGTTCAAACGCAAAGCCAAGAAATTAACCAAGAAGATGGTGAACAAGTTAATAACTTAGAACCTGAAACTATTTTGGATGACTTCGAAGCGTTTTTAGCCAACCGCACATCCAGTGCAAACCAAGATGACGAGGAAGATGATGCTTTGGAAGACAAAAGCGATGTCTCTTCTCAGACTCTGTGGGATGCAGACCTAAATTGTGATGACATTCCAGTGGAAGACTATAGCCAAGACCCAGCAGATTATGTTGGCAAGGACTTTGGTCAATCTCACTCTAATGATCATGTTGTAAGTCAACCTGAACAGCAACCAACTGAGCTTGATGATCAGGATTGTTATTTTTAACCCCCTCGGAAGGGACAACCACCTTTCCGAGGGTGGTTTGTTTCTTCTGTCCAAATTGGAGAAGAAATATGTCTAAAAAACGTACTGTTTATAATGCTTTACCCATCGTAGCTGCTGCTTATGGCGAGAAGTTTGGTGTGAAAGTTGCCTTGGGGTCAGATACCGCAAGCACTGATGGTCAAACTATCGTTATTCCAAATGTTCCAGATGACTATCCAAATATGGATGCTGTTTGGGGCTACTTGGCACATGAAGCTGCACACGTTCGGTTTACGGACTTCAATGTAGAAAGGCGACGCGGCTTGCACGCTCACCTAACAAACGTCATTGAAGATTGTCGTATTGAAAGAGCAATGCCTGGGGTCTATCCAGGAACAGCTTTGACACTGCACGAGATGGCTCGATACATGCTTCAAGCAGGCCATTATGAACCCGTGAGAGATGAAGACCACCCTGCATCCATCCTGTCTGCATACTGCTTGTATTGGTTGCAAACAGTTGGTGTAGGTCAAACTGCATTGCAAGAGCGTTTAGATGGCGCAAAAGCTGTGTTTGAAAGAGTTTTCCCTCAAGGTGTTGTTGTAAGGCTTAATGCCTTGCTACGTAAATGTGTGGACGCCAAATCAACTGCAAACGCTGCATCTCTTGCTGATGACATCATTAAGATGATCGAAGAAGAGAAAGATAGTGAAGAGCAGCAAAATCCGAAATCTCAACGTGAGCAATCACCTGAGCAGAAGGATAAAAGTAGTGACGACTCTCAAAGTCCAAATGGGCAGGAACAGTCGTCATCTAATGGCAATGATGAAAATAGCCAAGAACAACAGGGTAGCAGTAGTGGAGCGCAAAGTGAGCAAAATGAAAATAGCCCCGAAGTTCAAGGTAATAATAGTGAAGAGAACGCGAGCGGTAACAGTTCTCCTCCTAATGCTTCTCAATTGCTACAACAAGTACTAAGCGCTGGAAACAGTGATTTGCCTAAAAATGCGCAAGACGCTTTGAAGCAAGAGCTGAATCTGGTAGCCCAGCAAGAAGGTGATGATCGTTACCAAACAGTACGGTCAGCAATGGATATCCATGATCACAAAGAAGCTGGGCAGCGTCTCAATGGAGATGTGAAAAGTACAACTTCAAAAATCCGACAGCAGCTTTATGGATTGGTGCAAGCCAGCCAAAGAACTGCTCATAGGAACCAAAGAAGTGGAAAGCGTGTAGACACTCGTCAACTACATAAAGTTGTCATTGGAGATACTCGTATTTTCCAGAGACCAGAAGCTAAGAAGCGCCCTAATACAGCGGTTCACATTTTGGTCGATATGAGCTCCTCAATGGATAGCCCTGCCGGAAACGGTAAGCGCAGGGAAGATATTGCAAGGGAAGCCTCTTTAGCTATTGCATTAGCTTTAGAAAGCATTCCAGGGGTTAATCCAGCAGTAACGTTTTTCGGTAACAACTCCAATGTTCCTGTGTACAGCGTTGTAAAGCATGGTCAAAAAGTACAAAACCAAACTGGTAAATTTGTCTTCAATTCACGCGGTGGTACACCGATGGCTGAGGGCATTTGGTATAGCGCATTTGAGCTAACCAAAACCAGAGAGGAACGTAAAATGATGATAGTTGTGACAGATGGTGCGCCGAACAATGCACTGGCCTGTCACAAAGTTATCGGACTGTGTGAAGCCAGTGACATAGAAATGATTGGTATCGGTATTGAAACTACAGCCGTTAATCGACTGTTCAATACGAACATTGTCATCGAAGATGCTGCGGATCTACAAAAAACACTGTTTAAGTTAATGGAGCGATCGTTGACCGCTTTTGCTGCTTAATCAGTCCATGTATTGGCCCTATCCCGTCAGGGACGGGGCCTATTCATTTTAGGCGTCTAACTCCCTGATAGGGGGATAGCGTTGTATATCATTAGGGAGTATTTATGTTTGAAGTTATTGGATACGAAACAGAAGAGGATTTTAATTCCAATCGTCCTGAATGTCTTTTGATAACAGAGAACGAATTAGAAGCAAGTGATACTAAACGATCCTATGAAGACAATGGGTATTGGTTGGTCACAGCTACTAATGAAGATGGAAAATTAGTTTAACCCCACGGGCAGTCACTTCCCGAGGGGAGTACTGCTCCTCAACATTAGGAGTGGAAAATGAATACTATACAGCCAACATCTGATCGTTTTGATGATCAGGTGATTATTCCTTCGATGAAGAACAGCATCTTAAATTCACAGATGGATCTTTTTGGTGGTCAGGAAAACTTGATTGCTTTAGAGCCAGCCATGCCTGGGGT contains:
- a CDS encoding lambda-exonuclease family protein, with translation MKIVNLSQRSEQWLEWRKGGITATDACILLNRSPYKTEWRLWAEKTGYAREVDLSLNPLVRQGVENEDKARRAFEEKHNDILLPVCVESVQYPLFRASLDGLRGNGEPAELKCPSETVWNDVCSELKNSKAYQLYYPQVQHQLLVTGAKQGWLVFYRNGQLKEFVITRDEPMIKEIVAKGTIFWKRVTERKEPEKDPKRDLFIPQGKEVNEWIYEAEQYRLYDAEIKQLEDRLQALKDKRQPHLDKMKSLMGEYFHADYCGVMITKYKAAGRVNYQKLLEEKGSNIKPEDLNSYREETSERYRVTVTGSVNPRYIQDEEVLAPLNDVSLEVESAYF
- a CDS encoding DUF3150 domain-containing protein, producing the protein MSKVKHLENLCVINADFDIWSGQTRLSASDFKLGAGGEIPPEKVAQLGSKKICDPAKLKGFHRLKTETRRFLLSYGMPFMNGYAVPVAKTDEICAKLDKIDVEVQQLKHEFVTGYNNAVDEWCRENPEYETAIRAGALPREEVEKRIGFEYQVFMVQPTQDEQSAHRLNRKVEELGDDLIAEVVNDANDFYNKRLAGKMHVATATGATLKNLRDKVDGLSFLNSAFTPLVSLLDQTLAGYEKHGAGKRNIEGMFFFQIMAAVLIMCDRQRIQEYAGGSLSVDDVAKTLTRDELSSLESGASDQEDESEGVESDEALEQPYVQTQSQEINQEDGEQVNNLEPETILDDFEAFLANRTSSANQDDEEDDALEDKSDVSSQTLWDADLNCDDIPVEDYSQDPADYVGKDFGQSHSNDHVVSQPEQQPTELDDQDCYF
- a CDS encoding VWA domain-containing protein, producing MSKKRTVYNALPIVAAAYGEKFGVKVALGSDTASTDGQTIVIPNVPDDYPNMDAVWGYLAHEAAHVRFTDFNVERRRGLHAHLTNVIEDCRIERAMPGVYPGTALTLHEMARYMLQAGHYEPVRDEDHPASILSAYCLYWLQTVGVGQTALQERLDGAKAVFERVFPQGVVVRLNALLRKCVDAKSTANAASLADDIIKMIEEEKDSEEQQNPKSQREQSPEQKDKSSDDSQSPNGQEQSSSNGNDENSQEQQGSSSGAQSEQNENSPEVQGNNSEENASGNSSPPNASQLLQQVLSAGNSDLPKNAQDALKQELNLVAQQEGDDRYQTVRSAMDIHDHKEAGQRLNGDVKSTTSKIRQQLYGLVQASQRTAHRNQRSGKRVDTRQLHKVVIGDTRIFQRPEAKKRPNTAVHILVDMSSSMDSPAGNGKRREDIAREASLAIALALESIPGVNPAVTFFGNNSNVPVYSVVKHGQKVQNQTGKFVFNSRGGTPMAEGIWYSAFELTKTREERKMMIVVTDGAPNNALACHKVIGLCEASDIEMIGIGIETTAVNRLFNTNIVIEDAADLQKTLFKLMERSLTAFAA